One stretch of Siphonobacter curvatus DNA includes these proteins:
- a CDS encoding SH3 domain-containing protein has translation MLRLKNLHFSIFFFFASLQLSAAQNVAQRLIHADSLFEIHSFRKATLAYEQILKTSPRISPTIYLKLAYLYEQKKDWLQVQYYLNLYYEQIPDERVLRKMNEIARDQGWKGYELDDFNLLILLFKQYSGYLIGLFLVIGVYVFAVLLSKRVKHQYIPFRHKMIFFFYWAGVALLVNLPGRYRQAIIRKEGSILRSDPSAAAPPTEIVKEGHRLKVVGKSDIWYQVLWENQLVYVKSSDVWIVR, from the coding sequence GTGTTACGACTTAAAAATTTACATTTCTCTATCTTTTTTTTCTTTGCCAGCCTGCAACTGTCTGCTGCTCAGAACGTCGCACAACGACTTATTCACGCCGATTCTCTGTTCGAAATTCATAGTTTTCGGAAAGCAACCCTGGCCTACGAACAAATTCTGAAGACTTCGCCCCGAATTTCTCCAACTATTTATTTAAAACTGGCTTATCTCTACGAACAAAAAAAAGATTGGCTTCAGGTACAATACTACCTCAACCTGTACTACGAACAGATTCCGGACGAACGCGTACTGCGAAAAATGAATGAGATTGCCCGCGACCAAGGCTGGAAAGGATACGAGCTGGATGACTTTAATTTGCTCATTCTACTCTTCAAACAGTACTCGGGCTATCTCATTGGACTATTCCTTGTCATCGGGGTGTACGTTTTTGCCGTTTTACTCAGTAAACGAGTCAAGCATCAGTACATTCCCTTCCGACATAAAATGATCTTCTTTTTCTACTGGGCGGGCGTTGCTCTCTTAGTTAATCTGCCGGGCCGTTACCGACAGGCCATCATTCGGAAAGAGGGTTCGATTCTTCGGAGTGACCCTTCAGCGGCAGCCCCCCCGACCGAGATCGTTAAAGAAGGTCACCGCCTGAAAGTGGTCGGAAAATCGGATATCTGGTACCAGGTACTCTGGGAAAATCAGCTTGTATACGTCAAATCCTCCGATGTCTGGATTGTCCGCTAG